Within Bremerella sp. JC817, the genomic segment TTCAATCGGTCGGCCGAACGCCTTCAGAATCCGCAGACCATCGGCGGGGAATTCCGGCGCATACAGCGGCGAAGTTCGCTCGAAATGTTCAGCTCGCTGAGAAGGAAGCCGTAGCGAACGTTGAACCGGAGACTTCCAGTTTTCGGACGAGGAAGTCGAGTCCTTCAGGGATTCGCGGTGCTGCGTCGCCCCGACCGGGTCGGGATTGGGCTGGGCCGGAGGCGTTGGGACAACAAGTTCTTCCAGGCAGCGCGGACACTTTTGTCGAGTACCCGCGGCAGAGGCTGAGATTGTCAGCTTCTGATGGCAATGCCGGCAGCGAAATCCAATTTTCATCCGCTTGCGAACCTTCGCTGTGACAGGTCAGGGATTGCCCTGATACCCCCTAGATAAGACGCTACTAGTTCGATCTGACCTTCTGTCAGGCGACTTCCTGACCTATCCACCCTGATTCGGTGGATGCCTTGCCTTTTATTTCGTTGGGGAATAATCGACCGGACGCAGGACCTGGCTTTCGACCTTGATCACGATTTTGCCATCCTTCGTCGACTTTTCCCATAATTGTTGCCACTCTTCGTCGGCTCGGAAACCGTCCCACGATTTCTTCATCGCGTCGGCATCTTTATGGGCGACCACATAAATCAACGTATTCGGCATATCGACCGGGACAAAATAAGCGATGTTGGTCATTCCCTGTTTCTCGAACAGTTTCAACTCGCCATCGCGGAAACGCTGGAGGAGGGCTGGCAGGCGACCTTCGGCGGTGGTGTACTTCCGCAGTTCGAACAGGCGCGGTTCTTCAGCCGACTCGAAATTCTGCGGCGAGAAGTCGGTCGCAGTCATATAGACCGCATCAGGACGTGCCGACAAGATCTTGCCATCCTTTTCCGATTCGGCGGCGACCTTCTGCCACTCGGCATCTTCGCGAAAGCCTTTCCAACTGGCCTGCGCGGCCTCTTTATCTTCGTGCGAGATGATGTAAACGAGCGTGTTGTCCGCCCCTTCGCCATCGACTGGAACCCAGTAAATCAGGTTCTTCATGCCATGCTTGGCAAACAGACCGACGGTGTGATCGCGGAAACGGGTATGCAGGTTCTCGAGCTTGCCTTCGTTAGTAACGTAGGTCCGCAGCTCGAAAAGTTGGTCTTCAGCAGAGACAGCAGTTACCGACATGGCAAACAGAAACAGGCAACTAAGCCCCAGCAAAGGCAGGCGAAAGCGCATCGTGCTATAGGTCCCGAGAAAAGGAGGAAGAAAGAGGTGGGTCCGAAGTCTTCATTCTAGTGAACTTGGAAAATAGTTTCGCGGGTATTTTTGCGAGATGGGGGAACTTTTTCCCCCAATCCCCACCCTAAGGCGAACGCCTCCTTTCAGGGGTACGTATCCAATCTGGGACGGTTCACCTATGCTTAACCATTGCCCAAGTGGATCAGATAGTCGCCGGCTGAGGGTGTTACACCACCAGCGGGAGGAAAGTCCGGGCTCCACAGGACAGGGTGGTCGATAACGTCGACCGGTCGTGAGATTAGGGAAAGTGCCGCAGAAAACATACCGCCTAAGTCCCCTCGGGGGCCGGTAAGGGTGAAAAGGTGCGGTAAGAGCGCACCAGCAGCCAGGGTGACCTGGTTGGCTTGGTAAACCCCACCCGGAGCAAGGCAAACAGGCGGAACGGGGTCTGGCAACAGACTACCACGGGCTCGTCCGGCCCGTCACTTCCGCCGGGTACGCTGCTTGAGACGCCGAGCAATCGTCGTCCTAGAGGAATGGCTATCCCCGCTTTTTGCGGGACAGAACCCGGCTTACCGATCCACTCGGGCTTCTTTTATGCGCCGATCGAAGCGTCGGTGTTCCCTCGAATCCGCCTCAAGCGGTCGGACAGAACTTCCCTTGCCAGGTATCGCGGCAAACCAGCTCGTCGTCGATCGCCCTCAGCACAGCCGACTTGTCGAGACACCAGCTTGGCCCCACGAAATAGTCAGGCGGGGCGTCGCCAATCGTTCGTTCGACCAGCACATTCGCCGGAATGCGCTCGAGGAAATCGACCAGCGTGTTGATGTAATCTTGCCGCTCCATCAACATCACTTCGCCTGAAGCAACCTGATCGGCCATCTTCGTGTTCTTGACGCAGTACAAGTTGTGGATCTTCACCGCATCGATGTTCAGCCGTGCAACTTCGGCGGCGGTCGCCATCATGTCTTCGTGCGTTTCTCCCGGTAAACCGAGGATAACGTGCAGACAGATCTCGAATCCCCGGCCTCGGCTCCGCTCGATGGCGTCGACGGTTGCATCGTGATGATGACCACGATTCATCCAGTCGAGCGAACGATCGTGAATCGTTTGCATGCCGTACTCGACCGTCAAATAGGTCCGCCCGGCAAACTCTTCCAGCAGGTCCATCACGTCAGGACCGACACAGTCTGGTCGGGTACCGATGCTCAGCCCGACCACCTTGTCGTGGTCGATGGCCTGATCGTAGAGAGGACGCAGACGATCGACGGCCGCATAGGTATTGGTCGCTGGCTGGAAGTAAGCAATGAAGCGTTCGACCTTATAGCGACGCTTCAATCGCATCATGCCGTTTTCCAACTGGTCCGTCACATCACGAATTGGCTCGCGACGACTCGGACTGAAGCTACGGTTGTCACAGAACGTACAGCCCCCCTTCGCGACCGTGCCATCCACGTTCGGGCAGGTGAACTTGGCATCGAGGCTTACCTTCTGGATTCGTTCGCCAAAACGCTGCCTCAGATACCAGCTATAGGCATAATATCGGAGCCCGGCTTCGCGCCATCCGTTGTCGACCGTCGCGGACAAATCAACCTCTACTGATGCGTGTTGACTGATGTTAAGGAATTGGTACAGTGGATCATGCCCTATTCTTATCGATATTAGGCTTATCATCTAGGCACTACGGAACGAGGCACTTGTAATGTCCCAGAAATTTGGGGAGCTGGTCCCCGTCGGCGGGGGAGATCCCATTCCTCTGCTTAAGAAGACACTTTTAGTGGGTCGTCGCGAAACCAATGATGTGGTTCTTCGCTTCGCCAACGTATCGAGCAACCACTGTCAGCTCTACGTGAAGCAGGGCTACTGGTTTGTCGAAGACCAGAACAGCCGCAACGGCACGAAAGTGAACGGCAAGCGCGTGACCGATACCGACAAGCGGATCGATCCCGGCAAGATCATTGCCATTGCCAAGCACGAATACGAACTGCATTATGACCCGATCGAATTGGGTGCGACCGGACCACCACCGTCTGAAACCGACATGACCGAAGAAATCCTCGGCAAGTCGCTGTTGGAACGGGCCGGCATCGGCAACGCGCGTCGTCGCTCCGAATAACGCAGTCGTCGATTCGATCAAATAAACTCGAAAGGCCACGGTCACATGCCGTGGCCTTTTTCGTGCCCCTGCGTTGTGGGGCGGAGGGTGTCTGGTTAAATTGCACTGCTTCAATCGAACCCACCAAACATGCCCTTGGAAGACGACAGCCAGCCATGGAAAACCTGACGCAAATTGCCCACAACGTTTACTTCACGCTGAAAGACAAGTCGCCAGAAGCCCAGCAGAAGTTGGTCGAAGCTTGTCACAAGTATCTTTCGGGTCACCCAGGCTGTGTCTTCTTTGCCGCCGGTGTGCTGACCGAAGAACTCGATCGCCCAGTCAACGATCGTGCGTTCCAGGTGGCGTTGCACGTCGTTTTCGATTCGCTCGAATCGCAAAACGCATATCAGGTTGCTGAACGCCACGTGCAGTTCATCGAAGAGAACAAAGAATCCTGGGAATCGGTTCGCGTCTTCGATTCGACCGTCGCCAGCTAACTCGGGCGATCGCCAACGTGGTCGACCTGGAACAATTACGATCCCGCAAAGGTGCCGTTCGACGGAGCGAAATCCCGTCGAACGTCGTCACGGCGCTCAACCGTGGCGAACTCGAAACGGTCAACCTGGTCGAGTTTCTAATCGTCGATCACATCAAACTCTTTCGCGCGGTCCGTTCTTCGCTGAATCTCGACGACCGCGCCGCCAAGCAAGTTGCCGCCACGCTCAAACGACTGGCGGACGAAGGGGTCATGCAGCGGCTCGTGCAAACTGGTATTGCCTTCCATGAAGCCTTGCCGGATGTCGATCAGAGGGAAGTGGTCTATCAACAGTTAGCTGGCCACACCAGCGACACGCTGCGGAACTGGGCCGCTTACATGGATGCGGCTGATGCGGGGATGACCTTCAGCCAGCGGCTGAAGCGAGTCCGCCCGTTCGCTCTCGACCCGAACATGGGCGTTCGCGAGATCGCCTGGATGTGCGTCCGCTTGCCAGCCGCGAAAGAGATCGTCACGCAGATCGAAAAGCTGGTTCCCTGGGCGAAGCAAAAACATCATTACGCCCGACGCTTTGCAATTGAGCTCTCGCGACCATGCGGCGTATGGACGAAGCACATTACCGAGCTGAAGCAGCGTCCGGAAGTCGCGGAAACATTGCTCGAGACCTGTTGCACCGACGAATCGAAATACGTGCAAGACTCGGTCGCGAACTGGCTGAACGATGCCAGTAAGACGCGTCCCGACTTCGTTCAATCGATTTGCGATCGCTGGCTGGCCGAATATGATTCTCCCCATACGCAGCGAATCGCTCATCGTGCTTTGCGTACGCTTCGCAAGAAAAGCGGCGGCAAGTGACGCCTGGCCCGGCATCCATCCGCGCATGAAAAAGGCCCCGGCAATCGATGCCGAGGCCTCTTTTTGTTGGCAGGATCCGTTTCGCTTAGAACGTAACGTCCAGCTTTGGATTGGCTTCCTTCAGCTTTTCGACGCCGTCTTCGTAGATCTGCGTGAAGTTCAGCGTCAGCTTCTTCAGGTTGGTCAGCGTCAACAGAACCGGAATCGATTCGTCGCTGATGCTGCTGTTTTCTTTCAGCGAGAGGATTTGCAGGCTGGTCATCCCTTCAAGGTACTTCACCCCTTCATCCGAGAGGGCACAGTTCTGCAGGTCGAGTTCCTTCAAGTTTTTCAGGTTCTTGATTGGCTCGAGCCCGGCGTCGGTGATGAACGTGTTCCAGAGGTTCAGCGATTCGAGGCTCTCGAAGGTCGAAACCGTGGCGACCCCTTCATCGACGAACGAGGTTTCGCTGACGTCCAGATCCTTCAGCTTCTTCATGTTCTTCAAGGCATCCATCTTCAAGCCACGGATCTTGGCCGACTGACGCAGCTTCAGGTCGACCATTTCGGTCATGCCGCTCAGGTACTGCAGGCCATCGTCGCTCACCTTGGTACGGAACAAGTGTAGCTTCTTCAGCTTGGTGCAATCTTTGATATGGGCCAGACCTTCGTCGGTGCATGGCACTTCGTTCAGTTCCAGCGTTTCCAGATTCTTCATCCCGGTCAGGTACGACATACCCTTGTCGGTAATCTTCTTGTCACGCAGATTCAGAAAACGCATCTTGGTCAGGTCGGCGATGTACGACAAACCTTCGTCGCTAATCAGCGTGCCTTCGGTTCGCAGCACTTCCATGTTCTTCATTTTGCCAACCGACTTCATCCCTTCGTCGTCGATATTGCAGTAGCGAATATCGAGATAACGGGTCTTCGGGAAGGTGGCGATGGTGGCCATCGACTTGTTCGAGATGTTCGTACGACGCAGACCGAATGCACCGAGGTTCTTGGACGCCTTCAGGTTCTCGATACCGGTGTCGGTGATGACGGTGTTCTCGAACGAAACGTCACGCAGTTCGGTCAGTCCCTTCAGGTACTCGGTTACCTGGTCGGTCACTTCCGCCCCATAGAACTTGACCACCTGAAGCTGCTTCAGCTTCGAGACAGGTTCGAAGACCTTGTCGTCTTCAATCAGAACCTTCGAGAGGTCGGCACGAATGACGTTGCCATTGGCATCTTTGGTCAGTTCTCCACCCAGCTTTTCCAGGGCCGCGACCGCTTCCGCATCGTCCGCTTCTGGTTTCGCAGCCGAGGCATTGCCACCTTTACCCTCGGGGGAGTCGGTAGGGGTACTGGAGGGGCAGCCGACAAACAAGGGAAGTGCGAGCAGAACAAGTCCGAGAGTCCAGAGACGGGTCATGGAGAACGATTTCCTAAAGGGGACAATTTAGCGAGGCTAGGGGGAAATTTTCAAACAGTTTAGGCTACAGCACATCCCAAAACTTCGCAACCAACGATTAAAGGCCCGCAGCGTTTGACGCCCGGGCCTTTGCGTTATTCTCGGAGTTATCCAAGGGGTCGGCTTATTTATGCACGTCGTGGCAAGCCTTGCAGTTGGCAGCCTTCTTCAGCTTATCTCCAGCCCCTTCTTTACCATCAATGGTGGCTTTCGCGGCGTCGATCAGAGCGGTGGTCTTTTCCTTCCAGCTCTCTTCGCTGCCTTTGTGCGGTGGATTCTTGGCCAGCGATTCCAACATTTCCATCGCCAACTTCTTTTCTTCGTCGTCGGCTTCGCCCTTGGCAACCTTAGCGATCAGGCCCCCTTTGAAGCCCTTCTTCATGATCTCTTCGGTGCTAAACTTGGAATCTTCCCCTTTATCAGCCATCGCAATGTTGCCAAGCAACACGACAGCCAGTAGCCCGGTCGCAACGAGCAAACCTTTCTTCATCACAATATCTCCAGCAGAGGCAGGTCAAACAGGAAGCCGCAAAATCGAATGACTTTGCACAACTCGCCTCATCGTACAGTTCTCCCTAACCAATTTCCTTAGGCAATGCTCCAAAATTGCCCAGATCCCCCTGATTGAGACATCCTCTCAATAATTTGTTGCCTGCCACTTTCAGGAACGTGACATAGGCTAGAAAAACGGGCTCCAACACCACCAGATTTGATGCCGAAAACGATCGACCAATGTTCAACTATTACGAATACTGGAGCGGGAAAGATCCGAGACGCCAGGTCGGCAGTATCGACGTCAACACGCAGTACATCGCTCAGCGGTCATGGGGCGTGATCCTGGTGAAAGCTTTCGCGGCGGTGATCGTCGCTGGCTTTCTCTTCTGGTTGCTATTTCACTTTCTCCCGCTCGTCGGCTGGCAACGCATTGCGGTCGCTGCCGGCGGTGTATTGATCTATACCGGGCTCGCCTTCTTCGTGGTCCCTCGTCCCAATACCGACAACATGGGTTGGTGCGGGGGCATGATCAACAATCCGTTCACTTACACCGACGACTGCAACCAGTGGCTGTTCTGTTTCTATGCGGTCCTGGGGCCTGGTCGTTTGATCTCGGGAGCATTACTGGACGTGGCCTGTGAATTGGGTTTCGCTCAAAGCGACACGATGCCAGAACCAGACACGTCGTTCGTCGATTACTATCGGACCGAGAATCAATATTCGAATGATTCTGTTTCCACCTTCGATGGTTACGAATCCTCGGAACATTCGAAGCCCCGATTCATATTGAACGACGACGAGTAGTCTCACGCCGCTAGCCCAAGCGACTTCGATTGCTTGACACTGTCATAGTGAGCCTCGATATTGGGGGCGAACCCATTTTGCAGCGGCTGCCTGCCCCGCAATATCGCCCCACTCTCGCTGATAGAAATCGGAGTTCGCGTGCAATCGTTCACATACCATGCGCCTCGAACTATTCCCGAGGCGGTCGCACTGCTTACCGAGTCGGATGGAAAGTCGGTCTTGCTGGCCGGCGGCACCGATATCTTGGTGCAGCTTCGCGAAAACCTGCGTCATGCCGACCACGTCATCGACATCAAGCAGATCCAGGATCTCACTCGCCTGGATGGCAATGCGAAACAAGGGATGTATCTGGGCTCGGCCGTGACCTGTTCGCAGCTTCTGCGAAGCAAGATCACCCAGCCGTATGCCGCACTGCGTGACTCAGCCCAGATCATCGGTGGCTGGCAAATTCAATCGCGAGCGACCATCGGCGGTAACCTCTGCAATTCGTCGCCGGCGGCCGACTCGATTCCCTCGCTGATGGTTCATCGTGCGGTCGCGGAAGTGATCAACGAAGATGGCCACCAGAACATACCGGTCAGCCATTTCTGCACCGGCCCCGGGAAGAATGCCCTGGCAGGAAATGGTTTGCTGCTGGGGCTCGCGATTCCCGAAGTCGGCACGATCAGTGGATCGGCCTACCAGCGTTTTATTCCTCGGTATGAAATGGATATCGCCGTTGCCAGTGCGGCTTCGTACGTCGAACTGCTGGAAGATGGTACGGTCGCCACCGCGACCATCGCCCTGGGCGCCGTTGGCCCCACGCCCTTTTTGGCCAGTGATGCTGCCGACATGCTTGTCGGTGAAACGCCGGAAGAAGCGTTGATCGAAAAAGTCGCCCAAGAGGCCGCCAATATTGCCACGCCGATCACTGACATGCGTGGCACGATCGAGTTTCGCAAACACCTCGCCTCGGTGTTGGTGAAACGAACTTTGCAAACGGCAATCCGCCGCGCCACTGGCGAAGTGGTTGTCTCTCATCCGCACGTTTAACGAGCCGAAAGTGAACTCGATGCCAGGCAACACCCCAGCAAAAGTGGCGGTCTCGACCACGATCAACGGACAATCGCACGAATTCCTTTGTCAGCCACGACAAAGCTTGTTGGAGGTTTTACGCGACACGCTACAACTGACCGGAGCGAAAGAGGGCTGCAACAACGGCAATTGCGGAGCATGCACCGTCTTAATGGATGGCGAGCCGGTCAACAGTTGCCTTGTGTTGGCGGTCGAAGTCGAAGGCAAGCAGCTGACGACCGTCGAAGGCCTGGCCAACAAAGGTGTGCTGCATCCTTTGCAGCAATGCTTCCTCGAAGGTGCGGCCCTGCAATGCGGGATCTGCACGCCCGGCTTCCTGGTAGCCGCGAAGGCGCTGCTCGATAAGAAGCCCAACCCGACCGAAGAAGAGATTCGCTTTTCGCTGGCAGGCAACCTTTGCCGCTGCACTGGATACGACAAAATCGTTCGGGCCGTGCAAGCTGCCGCCGACCAGCTTCAAGCGGCAGAGGCTCCCCTCCCCTCTTCCGCCAATCAGCAACAAGCCCAGCAACAGCAATAGGAAACCAAGCGATGCAAGGATCACCCATTTCCTACAGCGATAAGAAGTATCAGGTTCTGGGCACGCGACCGATCCGTCACGACGGAAACGATAAAGTCACCGGCCGAGCGATCTACACCAACGACGTCCACTTCCCCGACATGGTGCATGGCAAGATTTTGCGCAGCCCAGTCGCTCATGCCCGGATCAAGTCGATCGATACTTCCGCGGCGGAAGCCCTCGACGGCGTCGTGGCCGTCGTCACGGTCAAAGATTGGCCTGACCTGAAAGACAAGATGGCCGACCTGGGGGAAGGTGCCGTGAACCTTGCCGAACTGGGTGCCAACTGCATGGCCCACGACAAAGTGCTGTACAAAGGGCACGCCGTCGCTGCCGTAGCGGCCCGCAATGTTCACGTCGCGGAAGAAGCGTTGGCTTTGATTCGCGTCGAATACGAAGAACTGCCGTCGGTGCTCTGGGTGCAAGATGCGATGCACGAGAACGCTCCGATTCTGCATCCCAATCTTCGCACCGATCACATGGGCAAGCCGGGCGATCACCCCACGAACATCGCCAAGCATCTCCACTTCGAGACCGGCGATGTCGACGCGGCGTTTGAATCGGCCGATGTCGTCGTTGAACGCGAGTTCAAAACGGCGACCGTACACCAAGGCTACATCGAGCCTCACAATTCGGTCGCCCTTTGGAACGAAGATGGCAAGCTGAAGATTTGGACCGCGACTCAGGGTTCGTTCACCTGTCGTCATCAGGTCGCTGAACTGCTGCAGATTCCGATTTCCAACGTGACGGTCACGCCATGCGAGATCGGCGGCGGATTCGGCGGCAAGATCGCGGTCTATTTGGAACCAGTCGCGGCCCTGCTCAGCCGCAAGAGTGGCCGCCCGGTGAAGATGGTCATGCAGCGTGACGAAGTCTTCGAGGCAACCGGCCCGACGCCTGGCTCGTACGTGAAGGTGAAGCTCGGAGCGACCCGCGACGGCAAGCTGATCGCCGGCGACGCGACGCTGGCCTACGATGCCGGTGCCTTCCCCGATGGCGTGATCGGTCCTGGCTGCATGTGTGTGTTCAGCTGCGTCGAACTTCCGAATGCCCGCGTGCATGGCTACGACGTTTGCTTGAACAAACCGAAAACGCAGGCCTATCGCGCACCTGGGGCGACTCAGGCCGCATTCGCGTTCGAGTCGGTCATGAACGAACTGGCCGAGTCGCTTGGGATCTGCCCGCTTGAGTTACGACTGAAGAACGCAGCGAAAGAAGGAACCCGTCGCGTCGACGGCCCAGTCTATCCTCGGGTCGGCCTGATGGAATGCCTCGAAGCTGCCAGGAACAGCCCTCACTGGAACACGCCGCTGGAAGGTCCGAATCAGGGACGTGGGATCGCGGAGGGGTTCTGGTTCAACATCGGCTTGAAGTCGTCGGTGACCGCCACGGTTAATCATGACGGCACGGTGAACCTGCTGGAAGGCTCGACCGACATCGGCGGGACGCGGACTTCGATCGCGATGCAATTGGCCGAAACGCTGGGTATCCCTGCCGAAGCCGTGCATCCGAAGGTGGTTGATACCGATAGCGTGGGCTACACCGATGTCACCGGCGGAAGCCGAACGACGTTTGCCACCGGACTGGCAGCGTATGAAGTTGGACTCGACCTGCGGAAGCAGCTTTGCCAACGCGCGGCGATGCTGTGGGAATGCGATCCGAGCGAAGTGACGTTCCACGAGGGCACCTTCGTCCATCAGGATAAGTCGCTGACGTTTCAGCAGTTGGCGGCTCAACTTCCAGAGACCGGCGAACCGGTCGTCGGCCGGGCCTCGATCTCCAAAGATGTTTCGACCAATGGCTTCGGCGTACATCTCTGCGACGTGGAAGTTGACCCTGAGACCGGTAAGGTTCGCGTGCTGCGGTACACGGCCATTCAAGATGCCGGCAAAGCGATTCACCCCAGCTACGTCGAAGGGCAACTGCAAGGGGGCGCGGTCCAGGGAATCGGCTGGGCTTTGAACGAAGAGTATTACTATCGCGACAACGCCACCATGGCGAACGCGTCGTTCCTCGACTATCGCATTCCGACCTGCTACGACTTGCCGATGATCGATACGATCATTGTCGAGGTTCCGAACCCAGACCATCCGTACGGGGTTCGTGGCGTGGGGGAAACGCCGATTGTCGCTCCCCCTGCCGCGGTTGCCGCCGCCATCTACGAAGCGACCAGCGTTCGCATGTTCGAGCTACCAATGTCGCCCCCTAAGCTTTGGAAGGCGATTTCCGAGAAGAACGCTTAGAGCTTCGGAATTTGAACCGGTGGTGGTGCCGGGCCATTGCCGACCGGACGAGGTCGATTGATACGGCGAGTATCGAAGAAGACCGGCTCCAACTTAACGCCGAAGCCACGTTTGATTTCCCACGTGGCTCGCGTCGCCCATGGCGTCCCCTCGTGTTCCTCGCGAATGTATTGCAATATTTCGCGTGAGAGGGAAATGTCGGCTTCGGTTTTCTCTGGGGCCGACAACTCGTCGGTCGTCGCCAATCGCCAACCGCGAAACTCCATATACGGAGGCATCTGCGGCGGAGCCGGTGGGTTCTCGGCAAACTTCGTCAGGTAAGCTCCGTACTCGAAGGCCCGGGCGCGGTAGGCCAACAGCTGGCCATACAACAGGTCGTAGTTCGCACTCCAGCGAAGGGACGTCGAGTCGTCTCTCAAATCACGATTCTTCTCCGCCACTTCGATCGCGCGGTCGAGGTACGTGATATAGGTGATCATCTTCGCCTGTTGCTGGCGAACTTGCTGGCGGAACATTCGCAGGTCAGGGCTGAACGACTGCTGAATCTCGATCACGTCCGCCACGCTCTCTTGATAGGGATTCAGATCGTAGATGATCTTGGTCACCAGCGTTTTGAGCGGATCTTTCTTCACCTCGCCAACTTGTTCCAGACGCGACCGCAAATCAGGGCGATACATGTCCATCGTCTTCGGTTCGTACCGACGATCGATGGCGTTGTTCACGTTCGATTCTTCCCCAGGCAGCATGAAGAAGATACCGCCGGTCTCTTTGGCCAGGCGAACCTGCTCGAACGGTCCGAATCCACTGGCCAAGGCGTCGGTTCGTTTACCGAAACCATCGGTTTGAAGTTGCTCGATGATGGCGGCCTCGGGACCGCGATCGACCGGTAGCAAGTGATCGGTGCCGTTTTCAGGATGGGTCCAGCGAACGTGAGCGTAGGGATAGCCGAACACTGCTTCGCGTCCCAGGACAAAAACCCGAGCGTCGGTTGCCTTGGCAATCCCGATCGAAGTTTCCAGCCGGCTTTCGTTGTCGGCGCTGTTGCCACTTTCGTCGGTCACCACAATTAAGGCGATCTTTCGATCGGCGATCTTCGCGTAACGGCGATGTCTTGTGAGGACCTCGGCGACAGCCGAACTGAACATCTCCTCGCCAGAAGGATCGACCGGAACGGCCGCGATGGCCTGATCGACTTCGGCCGGGTCGTTTGTGGGTGCCTTGGTATGCATCAGAAAGCCCTGCCCGAAACTAGCGACCGCCGTGGTCAACGCGTCACCGCGGGCATGTTCGCTGAGGCCGACTTCGGCGTAGATACGATGAATGCGACGACGGATATCTTCCTGGTCGTCCTTCATGCTTTCCGACTGATCGAACAGCCAGATCACCAGCACCTTGTTGTGCGAGAGCATCCAGATCAGTTCCTGCGAGATCTGATCCATCGCTTCCTGATAATCACCAACGACCGCTTGGACCGAGCCAACAGTCCCTAGCGGCATGTCTTCGATCAGCGAGTCGGTGTCTTTCGTCAGCAGGGCGTCCGCTTCCAGCGAAACGAGCGGAGCGTTGTCGAACTCCGTCGGCGGCATCTCGAGCTGCGGCGCGGTGAGCGAAGCCTCGACCATTCCCTGGAGCCCTTGCTCGGTGGTGGTCAGATTGGCGATCGTCATTTCCTCGGCGATCTTTTCTGACTCGTCGAGTTCAATTTCGAGCGGCTTGATATGCTCT encodes:
- a CDS encoding vWA domain-containing protein yields the protein MHQPAPTANWSPPGPDNGATPLAPTTEGAPRRSWLRVESIHNSASFLISFMFHFGLVVVLAMYTILEPPTKQIELVVIEPELEEHIKPLEIELDESEKIAEEMTIANLTTTEQGLQGMVEASLTAPQLEMPPTEFDNAPLVSLEADALLTKDTDSLIEDMPLGTVGSVQAVVGDYQEAMDQISQELIWMLSHNKVLVIWLFDQSESMKDDQEDIRRRIHRIYAEVGLSEHARGDALTTAVASFGQGFLMHTKAPTNDPAEVDQAIAAVPVDPSGEEMFSSAVAEVLTRHRRYAKIADRKIALIVVTDESGNSADNESRLETSIGIAKATDARVFVLGREAVFGYPYAHVRWTHPENGTDHLLPVDRGPEAAIIEQLQTDGFGKRTDALASGFGPFEQVRLAKETGGIFFMLPGEESNVNNAIDRRYEPKTMDMYRPDLRSRLEQVGEVKKDPLKTLVTKIIYDLNPYQESVADVIEIQQSFSPDLRMFRQQVRQQQAKMITYITYLDRAIEVAEKNRDLRDDSTSLRWSANYDLLYGQLLAYRARAFEYGAYLTKFAENPPAPPQMPPYMEFRGWRLATTDELSAPEKTEADISLSREILQYIREEHEGTPWATRATWEIKRGFGVKLEPVFFDTRRINRPRPVGNGPAPPPVQIPKL
- a CDS encoding xanthine dehydrogenase family protein molybdopterin-binding subunit: MQGSPISYSDKKYQVLGTRPIRHDGNDKVTGRAIYTNDVHFPDMVHGKILRSPVAHARIKSIDTSAAEALDGVVAVVTVKDWPDLKDKMADLGEGAVNLAELGANCMAHDKVLYKGHAVAAVAARNVHVAEEALALIRVEYEELPSVLWVQDAMHENAPILHPNLRTDHMGKPGDHPTNIAKHLHFETGDVDAAFESADVVVEREFKTATVHQGYIEPHNSVALWNEDGKLKIWTATQGSFTCRHQVAELLQIPISNVTVTPCEIGGGFGGKIAVYLEPVAALLSRKSGRPVKMVMQRDEVFEATGPTPGSYVKVKLGATRDGKLIAGDATLAYDAGAFPDGVIGPGCMCVFSCVELPNARVHGYDVCLNKPKTQAYRAPGATQAAFAFESVMNELAESLGICPLELRLKNAAKEGTRRVDGPVYPRVGLMECLEAARNSPHWNTPLEGPNQGRGIAEGFWFNIGLKSSVTATVNHDGTVNLLEGSTDIGGTRTSIAMQLAETLGIPAEAVHPKVVDTDSVGYTDVTGGSRTTFATGLAAYEVGLDLRKQLCQRAAMLWECDPSEVTFHEGTFVHQDKSLTFQQLAAQLPETGEPVVGRASISKDVSTNGFGVHLCDVEVDPETGKVRVLRYTAIQDAGKAIHPSYVEGQLQGGAVQGIGWALNEEYYYRDNATMANASFLDYRIPTCYDLPMIDTIIVEVPNPDHPYGVRGVGETPIVAPPAAVAAAIYEATSVRMFELPMSPPKLWKAISEKNA